In the genome of Corticium candelabrum chromosome 18, ooCorCand1.1, whole genome shotgun sequence, the window TGACAATTCACTCGCAACTAAGAAACACAGGTGTACAGATAAACTTCAGTATAATTTttgaataaaaataaattcaaAACATATCATCCAAACATAAAATAGCTACCTTCACGGTCACAGATGGCCTGGAATCCTCCTCTGATTCCATTAGCTCGTCAGGTCTAAACTGGAAACAGAAACCAATTTGTCCTTTTGTACACATATGAAAGTTAGAAATCGTCACATAAACCTACTGGAGTCGCATCTAATTCAGGCGAAACAAATGGAATTAACTTCAGCTCTTCTTCGATTCCAGGTAAAGCATCTGCAAATGTGCAACCAAATGAACAAGTCAGAAACCAAATTAAGAACAAGGAATAATAGTATACATAACATAACAGACTGAATGTAGAGAAACTGATTAACTACAAGTTATTCCTACTAAACAATCTTACCCGAAGACGACTTGCTGTGCTCCCTGGCAATTTTGTTTAGCTCCTTCATCTCCTCTTGTGCCTCCTAAACAGATGTCGGCAAGTCACATTttgcacaacaaacacacttgGTGCACAACTCTGTAACTGAAGAAGCATTAAGGTACTAAACCTCGGCTGCTACAACTGATTTGGCTGGCAACAACAAGAAACAGCTACTGCCCATGAAAGAAATGACACACGCAACTAAACTGCCAGATTTACAGTGCACTGCTAATTAACACAAAGAGAGCGAGAGCGGTGGACACACTGACTGGCACGTGGGATTGTCAACATTTGATAGATATTCGATACCTCTTCAAGtcttgaaagcatgcaaaGACATTTAGCCAGCTGGCCagtcgtccatctgtctactgacacactactgtaacctTTAGCGCATGTGCGCCTCGggttaataaattattaatccACATAACACAGCTTGATCACATCACACTAAAACACCACTTCACTACATCCAAATTGACGCACATAACTATCTCACCTCGTAATTAAATTCACGAGCTGCAACAGATGGTATTACAGAAAACGAAGGATCCGTACCAAGATAACAACAATTGACACGTCCTTGACCGTCCAGAGTAACAATGACTCCTTCTAATTCCCTGCACAGAaaagtgaagacagtcaataTATCACCATGTAGTGTGCGatcattaataaattaaattctGTTATCATACAAGAATCTTGCCACTCTGACTGCTACTGGGAGAGTTGGTAGCTGTGCAGCCCATGCCAACCGAACGTCTTGGTATATAAGGAGTTGCTCGGTGTAAGTGGCAACCATTGTGTTGATGGCACCATCAGCCACTACGCATAACAGAGTCAAGAAATCATGCAAATGTAATCAAACCaggcgcgcgcacacacacacacacacacaaacaaacaaacacacacacacataNNNNNNNNNNNNNNNNNNNNNNNNNNNNNNNNNNNNNNNNNNNNNNNNNNNNNNNNNNNNNNNNNNNNNNNNNNNNNNNNNNNNNNNNNNNNNNNNNNNNNNNNNNNNNNNNNNNNNNNNNNNNNNNNNNNNNNNNNNNNNNNNNNNNNNNNNNNNNNNNNNNNNNNNNNNNNNNNNNNNNNNNNNNNNNNNNNNNNNNNagagagagagagagagagagagagagagagagagagagagagagagagagagagagagacagagagacagacagagagagaacagagagaaagagagagagaccCGGATGTATGGCGTTCAAATCTCGATAACTGTTCCTATTCTGTTGGCATTCGTTCTAGTTCACTTTGTATTTGTACCAGttttgtcagtgtgtatggATGATTCCAGTTGTATTTCCTGTCCTATCTTAGACTGCCCGGGTCAAAAGATACCGCAATGGAAAACGACAACGTGTGTTCGATCACATCCGTAGAAATCATGACCTCAGGGTAATACCTAGAGGACTTTCTCATCCGTCATTCGCTTGAACCATGTACGTACTGTCAGAAGCCGTATGTCACTCGTAGTCACTTCAAACGGTTTCAACGCTCTACAAAGGCATATGAAAAATTGTCCAGCAGGCCTAGGCCAGACGTCTGCCTCGACTACAACAGATTCTAACTTATCATCGTTAGATACCGCAAGTGGAGCCGCTGAATGTGATAGTCAGTCTTCTTCGATATTTGAATCGCAAACCCGTGCCGCTGAATTGCCGTCATTGGATGACCAGCGTGTGTCGTCAACGTCACGTGACGGAGTCGGGACTGCGAGGACCGCTTCTGATGAGCTCAACGGCAATCCATTTCCCATTTCAAACTTTAAACACTGAGATCACCATTGGTCAAGAGCCATCAATTGAAAAATTGCCTGATGTGAGTTCAAATTACGAACCTTGGTCATTTCTAGCAAGCCTAGACATGGAAGTGCTAAGTCGTCATATTGTATGTCATTCAAGTCAAACAAATACCAACATTTCTCTGTAAAACATTTATAGATTGCTGTTCTGTGCCATTAAAAAGATTGTCACAGAATAGCAACGACGAATCTGCTTGGAAATTGTTATTACTTATCCCTAGATTTCTGCTTCAACCTCTAAAACGAGGAGGCAAGTCAGGAACTAAAGATTGGGAAAGACGTTTGAAACTGTTTAAGCAAGAGAGGTGTGGACCTACTTTTTGAGTTTTCAACTCCTCAACCAAGTTCATCGGTCAATGATACAGTCAATGACATAAACGAATGTCTACCTAAGTCTCTAATTCAAGCTGTGAAGTCAAAGATCAAAGAAGGAGAAATTTCAAGGGCATCCAATTTGCTAACAAGTGCGGGGATTGCCCCAAGCACCACCGACACCTTTCAGAAACTTCAGTCAAAACATCCAAAGAGAACACAGGAAATTGGAGACGATTTGATAAATTTTCAATCCAATTGTCCTCCTCTTCAGGTAACAGAAGAATCACTTGCCAATTGTCTTAGAGAATGTCCTAATGGCACTAGCCCAGGAAGAGACGGTTGGAGGTTCCAGCATCTGAAGTTGATTATGGAATGTGAATCCACTTTTAAACTATTACATGAAGTTTGCAACAGTTATCTAGCGGGAGATATTCCAATTCTGTAGCTGAAATTCTCTCTGGTGCAAAATTGATTGCTCTTGAGAAAACCAACTTTGATGTTCGCCCAATAGCAATTGGAAACTGTATTCGCAGACTGGTATCCAAGGCTGCCTGTCTCCAACTAAAGAAAAGCATGGCCAAATATCTCTCTCCTCACCAGTATGGAGTAGCAACGCCAGGAGGAGCTGAAATGATGACTCATCTAATACAAATTTGCCTACAGCAACACCCTGATTGGGTAATTTTAAAACTGGATGCAAAGAATGCCTTCAACACGGTAAGCAGACAAGTTATTTAAACGCAAGTAGCAGAAAAGTTTCCTCAGCTATTCCCGTTTGTATCAAAATGCTACTTGCAACCTTCATTACTTACAGTTAAAGTAGGGAATTACAACAAGTTACGTGCATTCTGAAGAAGGGCGTGCAGCAAGGGGATCCATTGGGTCCATTTCTCTTTTCCTTGGCACTACAACCTATTCTTTTGAAGGCAAACCGTGACAATAGTTGTGCACTGACTCCCTCTTACTTGGACGACACTATCATTCTCGGTCCTCAAAGTCAAGTTACCGCCACATATGCAAGCTTGAAAGCAGACCTCTCAGAAATAGGTTTGCAATTGAGAGAAGACAAATGCGAGGCATTCTCTTTCAAAACACCACGAGAATGGACTCTTCCAGTATCTTTGAGATCAGACGGATGTGAAGTCTTAGGAACACCGATTGGACATGATGACTTTGTGAAGATGATTTGTTCGCAAAAACGTTGCAAAAGAAGAACTTTTGTTATCCAGACTACCCCTTTTACAAGATGCTCAATCGTCTACACTTCTCTTACGTTACTGCGGAGTCCCGAGTATTCTACATCTTCTTCGTACAGTAGCCCCTCGTTTGATCAAAGCAGCAGCCATTCAACATGACAAGCAAATCCTCTCTTGCTTCGAAGACATAATAGGTTACAAGCTATCAGACATAAACTATCAGCAGCTTGCCTTGAGTCTCAAACAGGGTGGCTTCGGTCTTGCGACGGCAATTTCTACCACTAATTCCGCTTTCCTTGGAGCTTGGGCCAGCACTCTAAATAATTTAGCCAACAGAGACAACAGATTTGAGAGCATTTGCAGTGATATTTGCGGTGCCTTGGAGACTTTGCCTCCCATTTCCATGGACTTGAGTTTGGCCCTTCAAAATCTACATAAAATTTGTCCAACAACTAAAACACTACTTCCTTCATTAGACAAGCTACCAGAAATACCACAGAAGTTACAATCAAAACTTCATTCAGtcatcaaaaacaaacagtttgAAACTTTTCTTCAGAACAGCAGCTGTAAACAAGAAAAAGCGAGAGTCATAAGCTGTGGTGGACCTGTTGCTGGAGTATGGTTAGATGCGATCCCTAGTTCGCAGCATTACACGATGTCTTCTGCCCAATTTCGGACAGCAGTTCTCATGCGACTAGGAGTCCCTCTTCCACAACTTAGCAATATTCCAAGATGTACGTCAAGCTGTAATCATGAAGTCGATGGAGAAGGATATCATTTCCTAACATGTAAACTCGGAGGTGGCCCAATTTTCAGACATGATCACATTCTAGACGAGTTTTACCAAATGTTGTGTGCAGTAGACCTTCGATGCAGAAAAGAACTTACATCACAGTTTGCTGACAAAAAGAGACCAGACATTGCTATATATAACTACAGAGATGACAAAAAGCTTCTCCTGGACATTACTATTACTCATCCCTGTGCTGTGCGAAACCTTCCAGGAAGCAGCAACAAAGCGGCTTTTGCCGCTTCcgaacaagaaaacagaaaacgaGCTAAATATTCGAAACAAGCTGAAGATCTAGGACACCTTTTCAGACCTATTGCAATAGAAGtgtttggtcgttggggtCAGGATGCAGAATCCACTCTTTCTGAGGCATCTCGCATGGCGCATATGTGTTCACAAATAAACTCTGCCCAATTCAAGAATCTTTGGCATCGCCGCATTTCAACAAGTCTCCAGAAAGAAAATGTACGCATTATTGAGAACAAAGTAAATACGATAATTAGCAAGAAGCAAAAGGAACCGAATGCTATTTCTAGATTAGGTTTTAGTTCTAGATGTTTTGGTCTAGATTTCAGTTACATTGTTAAGAGTAGCAAATTTCTTGAACAGTGTTCAAGAACAATACTATTGTAATGGACAGTTTACTATAGACATTGTAAGGTAGCACTTTTAAATTCACGCGTTGTACTATGAttagaaaatattgaaatacagagagacagagagagagagacagagagagagagagagacacagagagagagagagacagagagagagagagacagagagagagagagagacagagagagagagagagacagagagagagagagagagacagacagagacagacagagagagacagagagaaagagagagagagacagagagagagagacagagagagagagagagagacagagagagagagagagacagagagagagagacagagagagagagagagagagagagagagacagagagagagagagacagagagagagagagacagagagagagagagacagagagagagagagagagaggctcgctttgCTCGccaactagttaattaagccCCCCAAGGTCAAAGGGGAAGGAGCTGAGActaataccccgtttacacgagcacgcatagcgagccgagccgagccgagccgagccgcgCCAGCTCAGTATTCCAgcccgcgtttacacgacacactctgtagaaggaagccaatgcgtgTTACTAACGGGTGCTCGTTACCTGAGCTTGACATAACTCgcgttagctcacgtttggAACGGatagaagccaagctgcttaggttttttctctttgtctttacaacagtcatatcggGAATGCGTAGGACCTAGACGAGACGTAGTAGGTCTATCGCCAAGCGACTGTTGCGCACATGCAGCAACGGAGTTCAAACgctaaacttcttgctcatcttggtcgCTCCCTAACAGAGTCTCCGTCTCGCTCCGCGCTATTTGTGCCATTTTCGCGCAGAAGTATGACGTgtcggaaaggggtctggctacgcgagactaccaaaTGAGTATGCGCGGCCCGTTTTCCAGCACGCTATGCGTTTACACGGTGTATTTGACTCAAGCCAGCCCGGGCTGGCGCGCTCTGGCCCGGCTAGAAATACCGAGCCGAGCTGGCACGGCTCGGCACGGCTCGGCCCGCGTTTGCGCGACGATTACAAACCAAGCTGACCCAAGTCAGCACGGGCTCGCCTGCTTAtgcaagtgctcgtgtaaacgtaTAAGTCAATTAAGGTATAGGGGGTGGGGTGGATAGATAGATAATACAATTACATATCTATACTGTGGGGCCTGCGTGATTTTAGATAACTGCTTGAAAGCAGacattatttttattgttgaATTTTTCATacaataatacaattaattaagtcagcATTCTAACGTTCGTTATGCCGGAACAATTTGTATTTGCTACTGTCGTCTATGCATGATCAGGAGCATGTATAGGCTCCTGATGATATATTATTAGTAATGGGAGTCGAGTTCAGCGATGTCGTCTGCAGTCAAAGTCCATAAAGGTCATATTTTCCATCTTAAATTTTTTTacaacaaataaaagaaaAATTGGCAAAGGCATCCTAACAACAGCCTAACTGGTCTCCTAGTGGTGCAACCACACCCTCACATTGCTGTCAGATAATTGTAATATTGTCTAATGTTGTTTTCCACATAACAGCCAAACTACTTGTAATATTTTTCTGTACAACCAGAATAGATTGCTTTAATTTAGACATTCTTTTGCAAATTTGGAAATTGTATTAACATAATAAAACATGAATGCTAATGTATGTGTCACGTGGTATTTATTCTTGAGGTACTGTACCACGTCAAGTCATGCAGCTGTACCTACTAGCCACTCACCAATCTGCATTGCATCTTCCACAGCAAACTTGCCTGTGCGTCTTGTACTTCTGGTTGGTTGCTGGAACAGATCAGAGAGTTTGTGGTAACCAGTTTTCCGGGATAGGTAGGCGTAACGTCTAATGAGACCCTTGTCAACTGGAAACGACGCCTTCATGACAGCCAGCTGAACTTCATCGGCCATTTTCTTGCCTAGTCGCTGACCCCACAGTTCAACTGCCTCGTACGGCAATCTAGCTCCAATTACATTAGCCGCCTGCTGAGAGAGAGAAATGACCACACCCTTGTCACTAGAAATTGCTACTTCTGGTTCCTTCTCCATGTCTGGGTCTGACTGATATGTTGGGCTATCCGTATAAGTGTCAGAGTCCTCGTAGTCGTAGCTGTAGTCTATAGGATAATCAGGCTCATACTCATTTCCTGATGAGTCAAACATCATGGCGGTGGACACAATCTAAACACCACGTGACATCAAGAATGGTTATCCCGTATATATGCCTAAAGTTCAAAGTAGAATTAACGTCAAATCATTGGATTTAGTGTATGGGCAACCAGACTAATCGCCGGACAACAAAAATTTTCACGTATGGTTGCCCGTGGACAACTTAGAGATGAGATGATTTGTCGTACACCGATAAGAGACATTGCACTTTCTGACTGTAACATACAGCTATACCTCTGTGTAAACCACTGCTTACGATAACGCGTAAAAATCCCGCCAACTCACTGTGCATTAGTCTATCCAATATATGCAACGTTATACATGTCCCGCATACACACTATCTACTCTGAATAACTCTCTACAAGTAGTACTCGCGCTGGTTTACAAAACAGGCGCCATTCTAATACTACGAAACCAGCCTCACGCGGTTGACTCAATTCAAATATTACAAATTGTTGTCCTAGTGATGAAAAGTGTGAGAGCAAAACCAGAGAGATATAGTCTAATTATCAGAAACTCAAATACCTAGCCATGCACTTACAGAGACTAACTGCTATAGACTGCCATAGCGTGTTGTCATAGACCCGAGTGCTCCGGGACCTGGGGTTTTGGCGCGAGCCGGTAACCTGTCGGAGTATAGTACTGTGTACTGAGTAGAAGATCAAATATACTACACTGGCGGCGAACGACACATTCGGGTTGTTCGGAAGAATGTGTAGCTACGACCCATCGTCGTCATCTTGGGAAACGTATGAGGAACGCCTGGAGCAGTTTCTAGTGGCAACAGGTAACAGCGAAGACAAGGCGCGGAAGGAGGCAGTCTTGCTGACGGTAATTGGAGAACACGCATACACGGTTTTTTACGTGACCTCGTACACCCAAACAAACCCACAGACAAAGGGCATGCGGAGCTCGTAGGCGCGCCGAAGAGACACTTCCAACATCAGCCCCCATAGTCATCGCCGGACACTTCAAGTTTTACAGAAGGAACCAGAAACATGGAAACTCAGTCAAAGAGTTCTTAACGGCTTTGAGGAGTTGAGTGAACATTGTCAATTTCTCCGTTTTTGTGAGGAAGCATCGAGAGACCACATGGTGTGCAGACTACAAAATGAGGCTATCCAAAGGAAACTGCTAGCGAAAGAGGAACTTTCTCTAGACAAAGTATTCGAGATGGCTATCTCAATGGAGCTGGCAGCACAGCAAGCGGTGGATTTCCAGAAGCAGTAGAAACTAGACATGAGATatcaatagacaaacagacacacaccatgAAAGTGACACAGAGACCGCCACAGAAGAGTCAGGGAGGGAAACAGGCCGAACAGGGAATACGGAAATAAGGTATCCAATCAGGGAATAACACACTCAGAAAACCGTGTTGAAGGTGTAGCAAGCCCATCCACAATCAGGCAGTTTGGAAATGTCAGAAGAAAGGACACACAGCGAGGCAATGCAAAGGGAGTGCGGCCAAGGCTCAGTATCTGAGTGATAAAAATTTATGGCAGCGATTGTGAGCTAGTGGGTCATGAACAGTCGATTCGCTCCAGTTATGAAAAGATATGCAAGATACAGCCGTGGATGGTACTTGTTCAATTGAATGACAAGTAATTACAAACGGAGCTGGACACAGGGGCATCCAGTACGATTATTTCTCATCAGGAGCTCAAGGAACTGTGGACCGAGAAGAATAGGCCGACTTTGCGGGGGACATCAATTAAGCTGCAAGGGTATGGGGGACACGCTATACAAGTTCTAGGGGCCATCCACGTCACAGTAAGCGTGCAAGCTGGACAGCCAGCATAGACACTACCCATACTGGTAGTGCCAGGCAATAGGCCAAACCTGTTGGGCTGAGACGTGTTACATATATCGTGTCAATACTCGACTAGAAGACGTGTTAATGATTATTCTCAAGACTGTACGCAATCGCGTCTTGTTGGCTTCGATGTGGACATGAACACTGGCCAGCAGCCGTTACGGTTTATTAGAGCGGTCAATAGAACGAAGCTGGGATTGGAGAAGTTTAGGGTGCAAGAATCTGCGAGCCCGTCAAACGTCACACATCGACTGGAAGAGAACTAGAGACTTATTTACCAAGACTTGATTGGACCGTctattaattgatataaatagtTAGTCTTTTATTCTGATTACTGCTGAATGGAACGATTACGTATGTGCATTTGCTTTTTGCATGTCAATaattttctattgttttttaGTCTTGATCATCTTGCAAAATTAAGCAAGTGTATTTTGTACTTTGTCTGACATATATTATCATCagtattattaatttttaaatattgtcgACTGGTTTTCAACGAAAACTAGCGCAAACGCTGACATAGTCGTATACATTCATACTACGTTACAACAGCTTGCACacctatacatgtatattataaatatatataaatacacacacacacacacacacacacacacacacacacacacacacacacacacacacacacacacacacacacacacacacacacacacacacacacacacacacacacacacacacacacacacacacacacgatgtTACAGAAAATTATACATTGATGAGCTAGCAACGTATAATCAAGTGCGGACACAGGATGTCAAAAGAAGGGTTATATAACAGACGAGAGCTGATAGACCATGCATTTGTTTTCTGACATGGAGGTGTAGCTATGGGGGAGACCAGGGGTTACAGGCCTCCCAATATTTGTTTAGACTGTACCAACATGAACTTGTGATGCGGCTCGAGTGTTGTATGAAACTGGATGGAGACTTCCTAAGTATACTGCATGTGATAACAGTGCACGTAGTTGCAGTGGGATCTAGACAAGATTTCAATGACAGTGGGATATAACATTGTCTATGATAGTGCTGCTAGATACACGATGGTATGTCAACCGATTTCGAACGACTTTTCAATCAATGTAtaaatacatgcatacaaacacacatacatttttcGGTTTGTATTGAAAGAATCCTTAGTTAAGACTCAGTATAAACGTTTAC includes:
- the LOC134193694 gene encoding uncharacterized protein LOC134193694, giving the protein MDLSLALQNLHKICPTTKTLLPSLDKLPEIPQKLQSKLHSVIKNKQFETFLQNSSCKQEKARVISCGGPVAGVWLDAIPSSQHYTMSSAQFRTAVLMRLGVPLPQLSNIPRCTSSCNHEVDGEGYHFLTCKLGGGPIFRHDHILDEFYQMLCAVDLRCRKELTSQFADKKRPDIAIYNYRDDKKLLLDITITHPCAVRNLPGSSNKAAFAASEQENRKRAKYSKQAEDLGHLFRPIAIEVFGRWGQDAESTLSEASRMAHMCSQINSAQFKNLWHRRISTSLQKENVRIIENKVNTIISKKQKEPNAISRLGFSSRCFGLDFSYIVKSSKFLEQCSRTILL